A stretch of Chiloscyllium plagiosum isolate BGI_BamShark_2017 chromosome 6, ASM401019v2, whole genome shotgun sequence DNA encodes these proteins:
- the LOC122550958 gene encoding olfactory receptor 52E2-like, protein MNHSALRHTEFILQGVPNGDGHDLVIFISFLLVYIVIIVANLTIMFLVKTESNLHSPMYYLLCILAGIDIILSSVTIPKILAMYSLQSKIISLEACVTQMFFVYCTALSESTLLVAMAYDRYVAICHPFNYHKLKLRYVLSAVALIIFLRAMLFVAVAALLTQATYCRSNFIQNCYCNYGSLSKLACQGVTVSDAITYPLSFLITLPDSSLIIFSYFKIFKVAFHAGQGEARSKALNTCTSHCCVLMLFYTSALFEFTMYLVPSIFSSELHFVVAVTFAIFQPIFNPIIYGVRTKEIRNSFLKLLGRRRVTDGS, encoded by the coding sequence ATGAATCATAGCGCCTTGAGGCATACTGAGTTCATCCTGCAAGGTGTCCCTAATGGTGATGGGCATGACCTCGTGATATTCATCTCCTTTCTCTTGGTGTATATTGTCATCATTGTAGCCAACCTGACCATCATGTTCCTGGTGAAGACTGAGTCCAATCTCCACAGTCCCATGTATTACCTGCTCTGCATCCTTGCTGGCATTGACATCATCCTCAGTAGTGTGACCATCCCCAAGATTTTAGCCATGTATTCATTGCAATCCAAGATTATATCGCTGGAGGCGTGTGTCACCCAGATGTTTTTTGTCTACTGCACAGCATTAAGTGAATCGACGCTTCTGGTGGCTATGGCCTATGACCGATATGTGGCCATTTGCCATCCATTTAACTACCACAAGCTGAAGCTCCGCTATGTCCTGTCTGCTGTGGCCCTGATTATTTTCCTCCGAGCCATGTTGTTTGTTGCAGTGGCAGCCTTACTGACCCAAGCTACTTACTGCCGCTCCAATTTTATCCAGAATTGCTACTGCAATTATGGCTCTCTCTCCAAGCTGGCCTGCCAAGGCGTGACAGTAAGTGATGCCATCACCTACCCCCTGTCCTTCCTCATCACCTTACCGGACAGCTCCCTCATCATCTTCTCTTACTTCAAGATTTTCAAAGTGGCCTTCCATGCCGGCCAGGGAGAAGCGCGCAGCAAAGCACTCAATACCTGCACCAGCCACTGTTGTGTCCTGATGCTGTTCTACACCAGCGCTCTCTTCGAGTTCACCATGTACCTGGTCCCCAGCATCTTCTCTTCCGAACTGCACTTTGTAGTGGCTGTCACCTTTGCTATCTTCCAACCCATCTTCAATCCCATCATCTATGGTGTGAGGACAAAGGAAATCAGGAATAGCTTCCTCAAGCTGCTGGGAAGAAGGAGAGTTACAGACGGATCATGA